One stretch of Paenibacillus sp. AN1007 DNA includes these proteins:
- a CDS encoding amino acid ABC transporter substrate-binding protein, producing MRKRAILLLFISICMIIMAGCTSSANKDENTIVIGIDDKFAPMGFRDEQNEIVGFDIDYARAAVEKMGKKASFQPIDWSSKELELNSGRIDMIWNGYTITDERKEKVLFTKPYLENSQVALTLADSPITKLDELNGKNVGLQALSSAADALAASPLNDKVKTSEFKDNVLALTDLKTKRLDAVIIDEVVARYYMSKEEGKYKLLDEALAPEQYGIGIKKGNEELLNQLQKALDELNADGTAAKISTKWLGEDKVLK from the coding sequence ATGAGAAAAAGAGCGATTCTACTATTATTTATCAGCATATGTATGATCATTATGGCGGGCTGTACCAGCTCGGCTAACAAGGACGAGAATACGATTGTGATCGGGATCGATGACAAATTCGCCCCGATGGGATTCCGCGATGAGCAGAATGAGATTGTAGGCTTTGACATCGATTACGCCCGTGCAGCTGTTGAGAAAATGGGGAAAAAGGCATCATTCCAGCCGATCGACTGGTCTTCCAAAGAGTTGGAGCTGAATAGTGGTCGGATCGACATGATCTGGAACGGGTACACCATTACAGATGAGCGTAAAGAGAAAGTGCTCTTTACGAAGCCGTACCTGGAAAACAGTCAGGTTGCACTTACACTCGCCGATTCTCCAATTACGAAGCTGGATGAACTGAACGGGAAAAATGTAGGATTGCAGGCTCTGTCCTCGGCGGCAGACGCCCTCGCGGCAAGTCCTTTGAACGACAAGGTGAAAACATCGGAATTTAAGGATAATGTACTTGCACTGACCGATTTAAAAACGAAGCGGCTGGATGCAGTCATTATTGATGAAGTGGTCGCGAGATATTACATGTCCAAGGAAGAGGGGAAGTACAAGCTGTTGGATGAAGCCCTTGCTCCGGAGCAGTATGGCATTGGGATCAAAAAAGGCAATGAAGAACTGCTGAATCAGTTGCAAAAAGCACTGGATGAACTTAATGCAGATGGAACAGCAGCTAAAATCTCCACCAAATGGTTGGGTGAAGATAAAGTTCTGAAATAG
- a CDS encoding DUF4825 domain-containing protein: protein MKAKNLLIISLFMIGLISLVVVEGFINPKLAADQKRYETEQKSPLTHDFTALAKYRNAYMGNFSNLSHLNQSLPLHEQLDGYQLFPETFTAQINYSLNTDEMNSVELERILVYNAVANFVLIDNLERIVYQFKDKQIELDRNRAQQWAGTELGALQKPERWDADVQKKLVEPAQVQAAFSQIVDNS, encoded by the coding sequence ATGAAAGCTAAGAATCTGTTGATTATTTCCCTGTTTATGATCGGATTGATTAGTCTTGTCGTGGTGGAAGGTTTTATCAATCCCAAGCTTGCTGCAGACCAGAAGCGGTATGAAACGGAGCAAAAGAGTCCGTTGACCCATGATTTTACCGCCTTGGCTAAATACCGGAATGCCTATATGGGTAATTTTTCGAATCTCAGCCATCTGAATCAAAGTCTGCCTCTTCATGAGCAGTTAGACGGCTATCAGCTGTTTCCAGAGACATTCACGGCTCAAATCAATTACAGCCTGAATACAGATGAGATGAACTCCGTGGAGCTGGAGCGGATCCTCGTGTATAATGCGGTTGCGAACTTTGTGCTGATCGATAATTTGGAGCGGATAGTTTACCAATTCAAGGATAAGCAGATTGAGCTTGATCGTAACCGTGCACAGCAATGGGCGGGAACGGAGCTTGGAGCGCTGCAAAAGCCGGAGCGTTGGGATGCTGATGTGCAAAAGAAACTGGTGGAACCCGCTCAGGTACAAGCTGCATTTTCACAAATTGTTGACAACTCTTAG
- a CDS encoding amino acid ABC transporter ATP-binding protein yields MTHIIEVNQLRKSFGTLDVLKQVSFNVEPGEVIAVIGPSGSGKSTMLRSLIHLEDISGGTIRIQDQTLVDNGRYAGSAGIRKITDRMGMVFQHFNLFPHLTVRENLELAPKTLKKESLAIIRKRSLELLGKVGLSDKADVYPGNLSGGQKQRVAIARALMMQPDILLFDEPTSALDPELTGEVLRVIKQLAQENMTMMIVTHEMGFARDVADRVFFMDNGEIAEEGPPEQIFGNPKLARTRTFLQRVDMQGESR; encoded by the coding sequence ATGACACATATAATAGAAGTAAATCAGTTGAGAAAATCATTCGGTACACTTGATGTGCTGAAACAGGTATCTTTTAACGTGGAACCAGGCGAAGTGATTGCTGTGATTGGGCCTTCGGGTTCGGGAAAAAGTACGATGCTGCGCAGCCTGATTCATCTGGAGGATATTTCGGGCGGAACGATTCGCATTCAGGACCAGACGTTGGTCGATAATGGTCGTTACGCTGGTTCCGCGGGTATTCGCAAGATTACGGATCGCATGGGGATGGTGTTTCAGCATTTCAACCTCTTCCCGCATCTGACTGTAAGGGAGAACCTAGAACTCGCACCAAAGACGTTGAAAAAAGAAAGCTTGGCAATCATCCGAAAGCGAAGTCTGGAACTACTCGGCAAAGTAGGGTTGTCGGACAAGGCCGATGTCTACCCTGGTAATCTGTCTGGTGGACAGAAACAGCGTGTAGCTATTGCTCGCGCACTCATGATGCAGCCTGACATTCTGCTGTTCGATGAGCCGACATCAGCACTTGATCCTGAACTGACGGGAGAAGTACTGCGTGTCATTAAACAGTTAGCGCAGGAGAACATGACCATGATGATTGTCACGCATGAGATGGGCTTCGCCCGTGATGTCGCAGATCGTGTCTTCTTCATGGATAACGGGGAAATTGCAGAGGAAGGGCCACCAGAACAGATTTTCGGCAATCCGAAGCTTGCACGTACACGGACGTTTTTGCAGCGGGTGGACATGCAAGGGGAGTCTCGTTGA
- a CDS encoding AraC family transcriptional regulator, with product MNRTESFSGSLFREPLRTEDWGPQFFAYYYKQWDDYQMSYHTHNSTEIMYIISGICRVDVMMADGSSEQAVLKKGQFILLDAGVPHRLLVQDGVPCRMLNVEFGFTPAAPGQPSIRRLALEEEAVHTFLTHTAPYLVLPDPEEVYYTMKSLVLELDQRGMMERRKGEKQKETDIPAAVNPGVIPPHERTLHREARNLTTPDQGTLVRTLFIQLLVRMARLRGEMERSMLDQTEVYVKRAVEFMYQNMDRSIQMKHIAAAVNLHPGYLHRLFRNYTQRTPTDYLTMLRMEKAKMLLQQTDIPISEISDYVGVGSRQYFHMLFKKYTGMTPVQFRGSIERTQWRYPEELE from the coding sequence ATGAATCGAACCGAATCCTTTTCAGGAAGTCTTTTTCGAGAACCACTTCGAACAGAAGACTGGGGGCCGCAATTTTTCGCGTACTATTACAAGCAGTGGGATGACTATCAGATGTCCTATCACACCCATAATTCTACGGAAATTATGTACATCATTTCAGGGATATGCCGGGTAGATGTGATGATGGCTGATGGAAGTTCGGAACAGGCCGTGTTGAAAAAAGGGCAGTTTATCCTGCTGGATGCAGGCGTTCCCCATCGACTGCTGGTGCAGGACGGCGTGCCGTGCCGGATGCTGAATGTCGAGTTTGGATTTACCCCTGCTGCACCCGGACAACCTTCCATCAGACGGCTTGCACTGGAGGAAGAAGCAGTGCATACTTTTCTGACCCATACCGCTCCTTATCTCGTACTGCCTGACCCGGAAGAGGTGTATTACACAATGAAAAGCCTGGTGCTGGAACTGGATCAGCGCGGGATGATGGAACGGCGAAAGGGAGAGAAGCAGAAGGAAACGGACATTCCCGCTGCTGTAAATCCGGGTGTTATTCCCCCGCACGAGCGCACGCTTCATCGTGAGGCTCGAAACCTGACAACTCCCGATCAGGGAACACTGGTGCGGACTCTATTTATTCAACTGCTCGTTCGCATGGCAAGACTGCGGGGAGAAATGGAGCGAAGCATGCTGGACCAGACAGAAGTGTATGTGAAACGGGCAGTTGAATTCATGTATCAGAATATGGATCGCAGTATTCAGATGAAGCATATAGCCGCCGCGGTTAATCTGCACCCCGGTTATCTGCACCGCCTTTTCCGTAACTACACCCAGCGGACTCCGACCGATTACCTGACGATGCTGCGGATGGAAAAAGCGAAGATGCTGCTGCAGCAAACCGATATCCCGATCTCCGAAATTTCGGACTACGTTGGTGTGGGAAGCCGGCAGTATTTTCATATGTTGTTCAAGAAGTACACCGGGATGACACCTGTTCAATTCCGAGGTTCGATCGAGCGGACACAATGGAGGTACCCGGAGGAATTGGAATAA
- a CDS encoding Type 1 glutamine amidotransferase-like domain-containing protein, with translation MMKKLFLSASFEETAGLLDTLEEELSGRTVTFIPTAAVHEPYDAYVHAGRQALEKRGLIVEELEVSTASVEETADKLQRSDLIYVSGGNTFFLLQELRRSGAEQWIQAHIREGKIYIGESAGSIVLAPDIAYVKAMDDCAAAPDLSSYEGLHAIDFYPVPHVGCFPFVESAAQVIAAYESALPLVPITNSQVIVVDGEQHRIVGI, from the coding sequence ATGATGAAAAAATTGTTTTTATCCGCTTCCTTTGAAGAGACTGCAGGTTTGTTAGACACATTGGAAGAGGAGTTATCCGGGAGAACGGTGACCTTTATCCCGACAGCTGCTGTTCATGAGCCATACGATGCTTATGTACATGCAGGCAGACAGGCCCTTGAGAAGCGTGGGCTTATCGTAGAAGAGCTGGAAGTATCCACTGCATCGGTTGAAGAAACAGCAGACAAGCTGCAGCGAAGTGATCTGATCTACGTATCAGGCGGGAATACGTTTTTTCTGCTGCAGGAACTTCGTAGAAGCGGAGCAGAACAGTGGATTCAAGCTCATATTCGGGAGGGGAAAATATATATAGGAGAGTCGGCGGGTTCCATTGTACTTGCCCCCGATATTGCATATGTAAAGGCCATGGATGATTGTGCTGCAGCACCGGATTTATCCAGTTATGAAGGACTGCATGCCATTGATTTTTATCCTGTTCCGCATGTAGGCTGTTTCCCGTTTGTCGAATCGGCGGCACAAGTCATTGCAGCCTATGAGTCTGCACTGCCTCTTGTCCCGATTACGAACTCCCAGGTTATTGTTGTGGATGGAGAGCAGCACCGGATCGTTGGTATTTAA
- a CDS encoding beta-glucoside-specific PTS transporter subunit IIABC, with protein sequence MDHHKLAERIVDHVGGRDNIQSLTHCATRLRFVLNDNRKADANTLENTAGILKVVESGGQFQVVVGNDVSEVYKHIAAEGEFDGAGSGEGAAKEKKGIRSAIFGLISGSLTPLIPVFAGAGLVKALLIVLERAGWIAVDSGTYAILAAAGNSIFYFLPILLGITIAKVLNVNSYVAAAIGAALMEPNFTALTAAGGTTHFLGIPVSLMNYASSVFPMFIAVSIYAVLEKFLKKIMHKNVQLFAVPFLSLVIMVPLTAMLIGPFGQYVGQWVGDLVNFLINSNSVIAGIILGGTWSFLVLLGLHWATVPIIMNNLSAGGDLIVPLAAASVAASMGIGLGVFLKTKDKDLKALSGSAFLSAILSGVTEPILYGIILRYRKTLIYLVAAGAIGGGVIGYLGVKLIVFNFFLNVFTLPAQSPVLFYIIGILTAIAGGALCVVLFGYESKDNERGTEGSTVEKEQNEAAIDMNGAVESLIRSPLEGTVIPLREVEDVVFSSESMGQGAAVIPSKGQLVSPVDGVVSVTMKSAHAIAVTSNEGVEILMHIGIDTVKLKGQYFTQKVQQGDRIRQGDVLIEFDMQRIQDEGFKLTTPIVVTNSDQYRTITPLLSEGKIAVTEKLLSVRS encoded by the coding sequence ATGGATCATCACAAATTGGCTGAGCGCATTGTAGACCACGTTGGAGGAAGGGACAATATTCAATCGCTGACTCACTGCGCTACCCGTTTAAGATTTGTCTTAAACGATAATCGTAAAGCGGATGCAAACACGTTGGAGAACACAGCAGGCATATTGAAGGTGGTTGAGAGCGGCGGTCAATTTCAGGTCGTTGTGGGCAATGACGTTTCTGAGGTATACAAACATATCGCTGCCGAAGGAGAATTCGATGGAGCGGGGTCTGGTGAGGGCGCAGCCAAAGAAAAGAAGGGAATTCGTTCAGCCATCTTTGGCTTGATATCAGGCAGTTTGACGCCTCTAATCCCTGTATTTGCCGGGGCCGGTCTGGTCAAGGCGCTGCTTATTGTTCTTGAGCGAGCAGGCTGGATTGCTGTAGACAGTGGAACATATGCTATATTGGCTGCGGCGGGCAACTCGATCTTTTATTTCCTGCCCATTCTGCTCGGGATCACGATTGCTAAAGTTTTGAATGTGAACTCTTATGTGGCTGCAGCGATCGGAGCTGCATTAATGGAGCCTAATTTTACGGCGCTGACAGCAGCAGGAGGTACGACCCATTTTCTCGGCATTCCTGTATCGTTAATGAACTATGCTTCATCGGTGTTTCCGATGTTCATTGCGGTCAGCATATATGCGGTGTTGGAGAAATTCCTGAAAAAAATCATGCACAAAAATGTACAGCTGTTCGCGGTGCCTTTTCTATCCCTTGTCATCATGGTACCGCTGACGGCAATGCTGATTGGTCCATTCGGGCAGTATGTGGGCCAATGGGTGGGGGATCTTGTTAATTTCCTGATCAACAGTAATTCGGTTATCGCTGGAATTATTCTTGGGGGTACGTGGTCTTTCCTGGTGCTGCTTGGGTTACATTGGGCGACGGTGCCCATTATTATGAACAATTTGAGTGCGGGTGGAGATCTGATCGTTCCACTTGCGGCAGCCTCGGTTGCGGCTTCAATGGGGATTGGTCTCGGTGTATTCCTGAAAACGAAGGATAAAGATCTCAAAGCATTAAGTGGTTCCGCATTCCTGTCCGCGATTTTGTCGGGGGTTACCGAACCTATTCTGTACGGTATTATTCTGCGTTATCGCAAAACACTCATTTATCTCGTCGCAGCGGGCGCCATCGGCGGTGGAGTTATAGGATATCTCGGGGTGAAGCTGATTGTGTTCAACTTCTTCCTCAATGTGTTTACGCTGCCCGCCCAGAGTCCGGTGCTGTTCTACATTATTGGTATATTAACAGCGATTGCAGGTGGAGCGTTGTGCGTTGTTCTGTTCGGTTATGAGAGCAAGGACAATGAGCGGGGGACTGAAGGTTCTACGGTAGAAAAGGAACAGAATGAAGCTGCGATCGATATGAACGGAGCGGTAGAAAGCTTGATTAGAAGTCCGCTTGAAGGCACGGTTATTCCCCTTCGTGAAGTGGAAGACGTTGTATTTTCCTCAGAATCGATGGGCCAAGGAGCTGCTGTTATTCCGTCCAAAGGTCAATTGGTGTCCCCGGTAGACGGCGTCGTTTCTGTAACGATGAAAAGTGCACATGCAATCGCAGTCACTTCCAATGAAGGTGTCGAAATTCTCATGCATATCGGAATCGATACGGTGAAATTAAAAGGACAGTATTTTACCCAGAAAGTGCAGCAGGGTGACCGGATCAGACAGGGGGATGTGCTGATTGAATTCGATATGCAGCGTATTCAGGACGAGGGATTCAAATTGACAACTCCGATTGTTGTGACAAACTCTGATCAATACCGTACGATTACACCCCTGCTGTCAGAAGGAAAGATTGCCGTAACGGAGAAACTGCTGTCTGTTCGATCGTAA
- a CDS encoding PadR family transcriptional regulator, whose product MDIQVINSDLIRGNIDPIILSVLIPEDNYGYGIIKEIYRKSGEQFELKEPTLYSSLKRLEKSGYVESYWGEETQGGRRKYYRITSQGNEVYHLQVQAWHAAKTLIDCMIASGERGDEQL is encoded by the coding sequence ATGGATATACAAGTAATTAATAGTGATCTGATCCGAGGTAATATTGACCCCATCATATTAAGTGTACTGATTCCAGAAGATAATTACGGATACGGCATCATTAAAGAAATCTACCGCAAAAGCGGAGAGCAGTTTGAACTGAAAGAGCCTACGCTGTATTCCAGTCTGAAACGGCTGGAAAAGAGCGGTTATGTTGAGTCCTATTGGGGAGAAGAGACGCAGGGCGGAAGGCGGAAATATTACCGGATCACCAGCCAGGGCAATGAAGTGTATCACCTGCAGGTTCAAGCCTGGCATGCAGCCAAAACATTAATCGATTGCATGATTGCGTCGGGTGAACGAGGGGATGAGCAGCTATGA
- a CDS encoding permease prefix domain 1-containing protein, whose amino-acid sequence MKMEKRINRHLDSLFAGTQHTREHQELKEEIRSNLTARIEDYLEKGMDEEQAFQTAVQHMDGMEQFMSDYRSVKRVPYWTALLQSTLIYSLAAWIVTIPMRMMLEGAALNNTFLLVSLIVGAVYGFYLLSSRQREVSNEQSTIRIHMPLLRQWQRRAWWLWAAAVLAIWGTQAALRFGSNVWFSRPIQVDGPYQLAVLLFAFAVPLLSIMIPLVVHRAYRNVSKYEVGDEI is encoded by the coding sequence ATGAAAATGGAAAAACGAATTAACCGGCATTTGGACAGCTTGTTTGCTGGTACACAGCATACGCGTGAACATCAGGAATTGAAGGAAGAAATTCGCAGTAACCTTACTGCACGAATAGAGGATTATCTGGAGAAAGGAATGGATGAGGAACAGGCGTTTCAGACGGCCGTGCAGCATATGGACGGTATGGAACAATTCATGAGTGACTACCGGAGCGTGAAACGCGTCCCTTACTGGACAGCGCTGCTGCAATCTACTTTGATCTACAGCCTTGCAGCCTGGATCGTTACGATTCCTATGCGAATGATGCTGGAAGGAGCTGCTCTGAACAATACTTTTTTGCTTGTGAGTTTGATTGTAGGAGCTGTTTATGGTTTTTATTTGTTGAGCAGCAGGCAGCGTGAAGTTTCCAACGAGCAAAGTACGATACGCATTCATATGCCGCTTCTAAGGCAGTGGCAGCGCAGAGCCTGGTGGCTGTGGGCAGCTGCAGTGCTAGCAATTTGGGGTACACAGGCAGCTTTACGATTCGGCAGCAATGTCTGGTTTAGTCGGCCGATTCAGGTGGATGGACCTTACCAGCTGGCTGTTCTTCTGTTTGCTTTTGCCGTTCCGCTCCTCAGTATCATGATTCCTTTGGTTGTACACCGGGCATACCGGAACGTTAGCAAATATGAAGTGGGTGATGAGATATGA
- a CDS encoding amino acid ABC transporter permease: MSWDYIFTVMKPMLEGAQMTIFMFLVAIILSVPFGFAITLIMRSRFKPLAWIAHMYVYVMRGTPLLLQIFFFCFGLPLLPVIGEYLVFDRFVAAAIAFILNYAAYFAEIFRGGLLSVDKGQHEAAKVLGLTRRQTMMKVIIPQMIRVVLPATANESITLIKDTALLYAVSVHELLYYAQAAVNRDGQLIAFFIAAIMYLLMTLVLTLLFKGLEKRFSFE, translated from the coding sequence ATGAGTTGGGATTATATTTTTACCGTGATGAAGCCAATGCTGGAAGGGGCTCAGATGACGATTTTCATGTTTTTGGTCGCTATCATACTCTCTGTGCCGTTTGGTTTTGCGATAACGTTAATTATGCGAAGTCGTTTCAAGCCCCTTGCATGGATCGCTCATATGTACGTCTATGTTATGCGCGGCACGCCGCTATTGCTGCAAATTTTCTTCTTCTGCTTCGGTCTGCCACTGCTGCCTGTAATCGGCGAATATTTGGTGTTTGATCGGTTTGTTGCGGCAGCGATTGCGTTTATACTAAATTATGCGGCATATTTTGCCGAAATCTTCCGAGGTGGATTGCTCTCTGTAGACAAGGGGCAGCATGAGGCAGCGAAAGTGCTGGGTTTAACGAGACGGCAAACGATGATGAAGGTCATTATTCCGCAGATGATCCGCGTGGTATTGCCTGCAACAGCCAATGAGTCTATTACACTGATTAAGGATACGGCATTGTTATATGCTGTTTCTGTGCATGAGTTGTTGTATTATGCTCAAGCGGCAGTAAATCGGGATGGGCAGTTGATTGCTTTTTTCATCGCTGCGATCATGTACCTATTGATGACTTTGGTACTTACTTTGTTGTTTAAAGGATTGGAGAAGCGGTTTTCATTTGAATAA
- a CDS encoding alpha-glucosidase/alpha-galactosidase, translated as MSFKVAFIGAGSIGFTRGLLRDLLTVPEFNNIEIAFCDINQHNLDMVTELCQRDIRENGLKIQIQPTTNRREALKDAKYVLCTIRVGGLEAFATDVDIPLKYGVDQCVGDTLCAGGIMYGQRGIAEMLEICKDIREQSAPDVLLLNYSNPMAMLTWACSQYGGVRTIGLCHGVQHGHHQIAEVYGLQKSEVDIICAGINHQTWYIQASHEGRDLTGGLLEAFEKHPEYSRTEKVRIDMLRRFGYYSTESNGHLSEYVPWYRKRAEEINDWIDMGSWINGETGGYLRVCTEGRNWFETDFPNWMKDDPMQYIPEKRGEEHGSYIIEGLETGRVYRGHFNTVNNGIISNLPNDAIIEAPGYVDRSGISMPHVGDLPLGPAAVCNVSISVQRLAVEAAVHGDDTLLRQAFMMDPLVGAVCNPKEIWQMVDEMLVAQAQWLPQYGEAIAAAKARLAAGNLIPTKAYEGAARLKVKTVEEMQQDRDAANKNAGESDKGKDREKIQQ; from the coding sequence ATGTCGTTTAAAGTGGCATTTATCGGAGCGGGAAGTATTGGATTTACACGGGGATTGCTGCGTGACCTGCTGACTGTACCGGAATTCAACAATATTGAGATCGCATTTTGCGATATTAACCAGCATAATCTGGACATGGTGACCGAGCTGTGTCAGCGGGACATACGTGAGAACGGATTGAAGATTCAGATTCAGCCGACAACCAATCGGAGAGAAGCACTGAAAGACGCGAAGTATGTGCTGTGTACGATTCGTGTCGGGGGACTGGAAGCTTTTGCGACCGATGTGGACATTCCGCTTAAATACGGGGTAGATCAATGTGTTGGGGACACGCTGTGTGCAGGCGGTATTATGTATGGACAGCGCGGGATCGCCGAGATGCTGGAGATCTGCAAAGATATTCGGGAGCAGAGTGCGCCGGATGTGCTGCTGCTGAACTACTCTAATCCAATGGCGATGCTGACATGGGCCTGCAGCCAATACGGTGGTGTACGGACGATCGGTCTGTGTCACGGCGTGCAGCATGGACATCACCAGATTGCGGAAGTGTACGGGCTGCAGAAGAGTGAAGTCGATATTATCTGTGCAGGCATCAACCATCAAACGTGGTATATTCAGGCGTCGCATGAAGGTCGGGACCTTACGGGCGGTTTGCTTGAAGCTTTCGAGAAGCATCCGGAGTACAGCCGTACCGAGAAGGTTCGGATCGATATGCTGCGCCGGTTTGGGTACTACAGTACAGAGTCTAACGGCCATCTGAGTGAATATGTGCCATGGTATCGCAAACGTGCTGAAGAAATCAATGACTGGATTGATATGGGAAGCTGGATTAACGGTGAGACAGGTGGGTACCTGCGTGTGTGCACGGAGGGGCGGAACTGGTTTGAGACGGATTTCCCGAACTGGATGAAGGATGACCCGATGCAGTATATCCCGGAGAAACGTGGTGAAGAGCACGGGTCTTACATTATTGAAGGGCTGGAGACAGGGCGTGTGTACCGTGGTCACTTCAACACTGTAAATAACGGAATTATCTCCAACCTGCCGAATGATGCCATTATCGAGGCCCCCGGTTATGTGGATCGCAGCGGCATCTCGATGCCTCATGTGGGTGATCTGCCGCTGGGTCCTGCGGCGGTGTGTAATGTGAGTATTTCGGTACAGCGCCTTGCGGTTGAAGCGGCAGTGCATGGAGACGACACGCTGCTGCGGCAGGCTTTTATGATGGACCCGCTGGTTGGTGCGGTCTGCAATCCGAAGGAAATCTGGCAGATGGTGGACGAGATGCTGGTGGCACAAGCACAGTGGCTGCCTCAGTACGGTGAGGCGATTGCGGCAGCGAAGGCAAGACTTGCAGCGGGCAATCTTATTCCGACCAAGGCATATGAAGGTGCCGCACGTCTGAAGGTGAAAACCGTGGAAGAAATGCAGCAGGATCGGGATGCCGCCAACAAAAATGCAGGTGAGTCCGACAAAGGCAAGGATCGTGAGAAGATACAGCAGTAA
- the licT gene encoding BglG family transcription antiterminator LicT, with protein MKIRKIFNNNVILLTDDNGDEMIVMGKGIGYNKHNQDDIDFSQVEKKFVVEKATSDKLMGLIGEIPTEHLELSNEIIEYAEQQLALKFSDNIYITLTDHISFAIRRFPEGIIVKNALLWEIKKFYASEYEVALNALNIVEQKTGVRLPEDEAGSIALHFVNAQQRGQDMKQTYQMTKIVNDLANIVKYHFGIKLDESSINYSRFLTHLRYFAYRILHDELIPEERDSLYDHVKDKYPESYACAKKIRNYLKINYEKKTTNEEMVYFMIHIHRVTHREHELTEE; from the coding sequence ATGAAGATTAGAAAAATATTTAACAACAATGTGATTTTACTGACCGACGACAACGGGGACGAAATGATTGTGATGGGAAAAGGGATAGGATACAACAAACATAACCAAGACGACATTGACTTCTCTCAGGTGGAGAAGAAGTTTGTGGTCGAGAAAGCGACGTCTGACAAACTGATGGGTCTGATTGGCGAAATTCCAACAGAACATCTGGAGCTGTCCAATGAAATTATTGAATATGCCGAACAGCAGCTTGCTCTTAAATTCAGTGACAACATCTACATTACCCTGACAGATCACATCAGCTTTGCGATCAGAAGATTTCCTGAAGGCATCATCGTAAAAAATGCCCTGCTGTGGGAGATCAAAAAATTTTATGCTTCCGAATACGAGGTCGCTCTGAACGCCCTGAACATTGTTGAACAGAAAACAGGTGTGAGGCTGCCGGAGGATGAGGCTGGTTCCATTGCCCTTCATTTTGTTAATGCGCAGCAGCGTGGACAGGATATGAAGCAAACCTATCAGATGACAAAGATTGTTAACGATCTGGCAAACATCGTGAAATATCATTTTGGAATTAAACTGGATGAAAGTTCGATTAATTACAGTCGTTTTCTTACACATCTGCGGTATTTTGCATACAGGATTTTACATGATGAGCTGATTCCCGAGGAGAGGGATTCTTTGTACGATCATGTGAAGGACAAGTACCCTGAATCGTATGCATGTGCCAAAAAGATTAGGAATTACCTGAAGATTAATTACGAAAAGAAAACAACGAATGAGGAAATGGTTTATTTCATGATCCATATTCATCGGGTCACCCACCGGGAGCATGAGCTGACGGAAGAATGA
- a CDS encoding ChbG/HpnK family deacetylase, translating into MKLIINADDFGITTKVSEGIIHGMKQGLITDTSALVNSKHFEKSSVMALEAGITAMGVHLNLTFMAPMLQASVVQSIVDESGRFYRKPGLIPLSYDAREVRAELKAQIEAFLDSGLTLNHLDTHHGVSLKDAQMLDLVMELAREYNVPMRRDDLLSPELSGKIAEAGIRSTDKLCGDPAVPSLQEPWLRGILDEYKDTDCIVEIAGHPGYADEELRSISSLVDEREHDLALLLNPALRDYIEEHGITLISYSQL; encoded by the coding sequence ATGAAGCTGATTATTAATGCAGACGATTTTGGCATTACTACGAAAGTAAGCGAAGGCATTATTCATGGTATGAAACAGGGGCTGATTACAGATACTTCAGCGCTGGTGAATTCGAAACATTTTGAAAAAAGCAGTGTCATGGCTCTTGAAGCAGGAATTACGGCTATGGGTGTTCATCTCAATCTGACGTTCATGGCGCCTATGCTGCAGGCTTCGGTTGTACAAAGTATCGTAGATGAGTCAGGCCGCTTCTATCGGAAGCCGGGGCTAATACCGTTGTCCTATGATGCCAGGGAAGTCCGGGCTGAGCTGAAAGCGCAGATTGAGGCGTTTCTGGATTCGGGGCTGACGTTAAATCATCTGGACACTCATCATGGTGTAAGTCTTAAAGATGCACAAATGCTGGATTTGGTTATGGAACTGGCTCGGGAGTATAACGTTCCGATGAGAAGAGACGACCTCCTGTCTCCCGAGCTGAGCGGGAAGATCGCAGAAGCTGGAATCCGGTCTACCGATAAGCTGTGTGGTGATCCAGCTGTACCTTCTCTTCAGGAACCGTGGCTGCGCGGCATCCTGGATGAGTATAAAGATACTGACTGCATCGTTGAAATTGCCGGACATCCGGGGTATGCGGACGAGGAACTGCGCAGCATCTCATCTCTGGTGGATGAGCGTGAACATGACCTCGCATTATTGTTGAATCCAGCGCTGCGGGATTATATAGAGGAACACGGCATTACACTGATCAGCTACAGCCAGCTATGA